The following proteins are co-located in the Apium graveolens cultivar Ventura chromosome 5, ASM990537v1, whole genome shotgun sequence genome:
- the LOC141724848 gene encoding uncharacterized protein LOC141724848 → MAFLYMGFAYQEDLEKSKSVTPFRDGVIVLSDNETGVHDSEFWPIEHPIEPLDEDQPVKCPVLNSAVLNNGSKPGDQFSENLQKRAELQSRKEQRVIVQAAEAPTPRTLRKRHHTQTSVEYYDSSPFMRMPPQDLTIFDVLQQFDKV, encoded by the exons ATGGCATTTCTCTACATGGGTTTTGCATACCAGGAAGATTTA GAGAAGAGCAAGAGTGTAACTCCGTTTAGAGATGGCGTGATCGTATTAAGCGACAATGAGACAGGGGTTCATGATTCTGAGTTTTGGCCAATTGAACACCCTATTGAGCCGTTGGATGAGGATCAACCTGTCAAGTGCCCCGTGCTTAACTCTGCAGTTCTTAAT AATGGAAGCAAGCCAGGTGATCAATTTTCAGAAAACTTACAAAAGAGAGCAGAACTGCAATCACGGAAAGAGCAGAGAGTCATTGTTCAAGCTGCAGAGGCTCCTACTCCGAGAACGCTGCGCAAGAGGCATCACACACAAACCAGTGTCGAGTATTATGACAGCAGCCCTTTTATGAGAATGCCACCACAGGATCTTACGATCTTCGATGTGCTTCAGCAGTTCGATAAAGTTTGA